In Cydia fagiglandana chromosome 16, ilCydFagi1.1, whole genome shotgun sequence, the following are encoded in one genomic region:
- the LOC134672060 gene encoding uncharacterized protein LOC134672060 translates to MQLKRLIDQVNKNLRCLESLGEPVKHWDTLLIHIISNKLDTTTYREWEEHKGSLDKNVPISFDNFITFMRNRADLIETLELSSASGAGQSSQPAKIASKHRTLLSTQTTKHCITSSSTPCPKCNGEHNLNNCAQFLALSNAERLNLLPAYKICFNCFRGGHYANQCKKAGCKLCKRKHNSLIHIAEHNLKTESSSCERSGVQAGTAPAQVAGSANITTLSASMSTVASQPCASEHGAVLLATALIKVYGHNNSEFIVKALLDNCSATSIMTERLCRQLNLRTDQVNRSIVGVNKLKTPVGKICQVPIKSLDDTYSTSLICSVLPSITEPTPYHQIDSYDILRLNIPSDLCLADPNFHTPSEIDILIGGDLFWGLLGSHKIELGDGRTVLCETKFGYIVAGPLISGHASTSSHAIKCNFANVISNTSADLTNEEIQTQLTKFWQLEDVCPKDSHYSSEEKSCEKHFTETVTRLENGRFCVRLPLKEDPSVLGNSFNRARQCFLSLERRIDSRPKFRDMYKEFMAEYESLNHMTECKESRLEQQAYHIPHHGVLRESSTTKLRVVFNASAPTSSGISLNKIQMVGPTVQDDLLSILLRFRQHKYIISADVEKMYRQIVVHPDDRYLQRILWRANPSEPLKIFELNTVTYGTASAPFLATRCLKQLGIECKDEVVREVIIHDFYVDDLLTGGDDLQQVLSIKSQVTSTLASAGMNLRKWKSNEPQLMADSDSSQLDLNIGTKPSKILGLSWQPESDELSFPVGKCSLVVNTKRDLLSAVAQIFDPTGVLAPCVILMKMLLQNLWLQKLSWDQKLTPEIIKLWEEIVRDLPCLNDIRTPRLVLCESYEEVECHIFTDASERAYGACLYLRSINEKGDVLVRLLLAKSRVAPIKPTTIPRLELSGALAGVRLYEKVVDSLRISFKSITFWTDSTIVLGWLRMLPSKLQPFVRNRVAEILEKTGNCTWRHVPTHENPADHVSRGIPASLLKSLDIWWSGPTFLRQDKSQWPASPVVVETLPETRSEIVLHANVTNNQGEENGDSLIDFSRFSSLSRLIRTVSYIVRFASVCRKQVASTIYLTDSELRTALNIVIRVSQAESFSEYNILLNSQRLPKKSPLLKLNVFLDDKKIMRVGGRIDNSNFSFEKRHPIVIHAKHRFTKLLFESEHKRLMHAGPQLLLSSVKDEYWPIGGTNLAKACFQKCLKCIRMKGQVVAPLMGNLPASRLIPGMPFKSVGVDYAGPLTSASRQGRGCRLVKVYLAIFVCFTTKAVHLELVGDLTSNSYLSALRRFVSRRGLPTDIYSDNGTSFVGAYNELSKFLKSNCDSLAEAAAHEKINFHFIPAYSPHSGGLWEAGVKSTKFHLKRVLGDCNLTYELLNTVLVQIEAILNSRPLTPMSSDPQDLLPLTPGHFLIGRPMTSLPVKDIREHKVTYLNRYQRVEQLRQHFWSRWSKEYISELQVRTKWRTNNEVLRLGTLVLIKEDNLPPLKWKLGRVVAVYPGRDGITRVADIRTAGGLVRRSFSKICPLPVTTNESG, encoded by the coding sequence CAGTTTCTTGCCTTAAGTAATGCCGAACGGCTTAACTTGTTACCGGCTTACAAGATATGTTTCAACTGTTTTCGAGGCGGTCACTATGCAAACCAATGCAAGAAGGCCGGGTGTAAATTATGTAAGCGAAAACATAACTCCCTTATTCATATCGCAGAGCATAACCTAAAAACTGAATCGAGTTCGTGCGAGCGGTCTGGAGTGCAGGCAGGTACTGCGCCGGCGCAAGTGGCGGGGAGCGCGAACATTACGACGTTATCAGCTAGTATGAGCACGGTAGCGTCTCAACCGTGCGCATCTGAGCATGGTGCCGTGCTACTAGCAACAGCACTAATTAAGGTCTATGGGCATAATAACAGCGAATTTATAGTAAAAGCATTGTTAGATAATTGCAGCGCAACCAGTATTATGACTGAGAGGCTGTGTCGTCAATTAAATTTACGTACTGATCAGGTAAATAGATCGATTGTAGGAGTAAACAAGTTGAAGACCCCTGTAGGTAAAATATGTCAAGTACCAATAAAGTCTTTAGATGATACCTACTCAACCAGTTTAATTTGTTCTGTGCTGCCATCTATAACTGAACCCACACCTTATCATCAGATTGACTCTTACGATATATTGCGATTAAATATCCCATCAGATTTGTGCTTGGCTGATCCTAACTTCCACACTCCATCTGAAATTGATATTTTGATTGGGGGTGATCTATTTTGGGGGTTGTTGGGGTCACACAAAATTGAGTTAGGTGACGGACGAACGGTGCTGTGCGAAACTAAATTTGGATACATAGTCGCAGGTCCGTTAATCAGCGGTCACGCATCGACTTCTTCGCATGCCATTAAATGTAATTTTGCAAATGTCATCTCTAATACGAGTGCAGATTTGACTAATGAAGAGATTCAAACCCAACTTACAAAATTCTGGCAGCTTGAAGACGTCTGTCCTAAAGACTCTCATTACTCTTCGGAGGAGAAGTCATGTGAGAAGCATTTTACCGAAACTGTCACTAGGCTGGAGAATGGGCGATTCTGCGTCCGGTTACCATTGAAGGAGGATCCTAGCGTTCTAGGGAATTCGTTTAACCGCGCCAGGCAGTGCTTTTTATCACTAGAGCGTAGAATTGATTCACGTCCAAAGTTCAGAGACATGTATAAGGAATTTATGGCAGAATATGAGTCACTGAATCACATGACTGAGTGTAAAGAGTCTAGGTTAGAGCAGCAGGCATACCACATACCTCATCATGGAGTTTTAAGGGAGAGCTCTACTACAAAATTGAGGGTAGTTTTCAATGCCAGCGCTCCCACCAGCTCTGGGATATCCCTGAATAAGATCCAGATGGTAGGGCCCACTGTACAGGATGACCTTTTGTCTATACTGCTTCGATTCAGGCAACACAAGTATATTATTTCAGCGGATGTAGAGAAAATGTATAGGCAAATAGTAGTTCATCCTGATGATAGATATTTGCAGCGGATTTTGTGGCGAGCTAATCCATCTGaacctttaaaaatatttgaattaaaCACGGTTACATACGGGACTGCTAGTGCACCTTTCTTGGCAACACGGTGTTTAAAACAGCTGGGCATTGAGTGTAAAGATGAGGTCGTTCGCGAGGTCATTATTCACGACTTTTATGTCGATGATCTGCTCACTGGCGGGGATGACTTGCAACAAGTGCTTTCCATTAAGAGTCAGGTTACTTCTACTCTAGCATCAGCTGGTATGAATTTGAGAAAATGGAAATCAAATGAACCCCAACTTATGGCGGACTCGGATTCGTCTCAATTAGATTTGAATATTGGCACTAAACCCAGTAAAATCCTGGGACTGAGCTGGCAGCCAGAGTCTGATGAGTTGAGCTTCCCGGTTGGTAAATGTTCGCTTGTCGTCAATACTAAACGGGATTTGCTATCAGCAGTGGCGCAAATATTCGACCCCACTGGTGTGCTGGCTCCTTGTGTCATTCTCATGAAAATGTTGTTGCAAAATTTATGGCTACAGAAACTTTCATGGGATCAGAAGTTAACTCCTGAGATTATCAAGCTTTGGGAGGAAATTGTCCGCGATCTACCCTGTCTCAATGATATTCGTACTCCACGGTTAGTTTTATGTGAGTCATACGAGGAAGTTGAATGTCATATTTTTACAGACGCATCTGAGCGGGCGTATGGTGCTTGCTTATATTTGCGGAGCATTAATGAGAAAGGGGACGTGTTGGTTAGGCTGCTATTAGCCAAGAGCCGCGTGGCTCCCATTAAACCTACCACAATCCCAAGGCTTGAACTTTCCGGTGCGCTAGCAGGAGTTAGATTATATGAAAAGGTAGTAGACTCACTACGAATCAGTTTTAAGAGTATAACGTTTTGGACCGACTCCACAATTGTGCTAGGATGGTTGCGGATGTTACCTAGTAAGTTACAACCTTTTGTTCGCAACCGTGTAGCGGAAATATTAGAAAAGACGGGTAACTGCACATGGCGACATGTGCCGACACATGAAAACCCTGCTGACCACGTTTCTCGTGGAATACCTGCCAGTCTTCTTAAGTCTCTCGATATATGGTGGTCTGGGCCTACCTTCTTAAGACAGGATAAATCTCAATGGCCGGCAAGTCCGGTAGTAGTAGAAACACTACCTGAAACTCGGTCTGAAATTGTACTGCACGCGAACGTTACGAACAACCAGGGAGAAGAAAACGGTGACAGTTTAATTGATTTCTCCCGGTTTTCTAGTTTATCACGGCTTATTCGAACAGTCTCTTATATTGTTCGCTTTGCGAGTGTGTGTAGAAAGCAAGTTGCATCAACAATTTACCTAACTGACAGCGAGCTGAGAACCGCGTTGAATATAGTTATTAGGGTGTCTCAAGCGGAATCATTCTCAGAATATAATATCTTGTTGAACAGCCAACGTCTTCCAAAAAAAAGCCCTTTGCTCAAACTTAACGTATTCTTGGATGACAAGAAAATAATGCGTGTAGGAGGTCGAATCGATAACTCTAACTTTTCATTTGAGAAAAGGCATCCGATTGTGATTCATGCTAAACATCGGTTCACGAAGTTATTATTTGAATCTGAGCACAAGAGATTAATGCACGCAGGCCCGCAATTATTATTATCCTCTGTTAAGGATGAATATTGGCCCATCGGTGGGACTAACTTAGCGAAAGCGTGTTTCCAGAAATGCCTCAAATGTATCCGTATGAAAGGCCAAGTTGTAGCACCGTTAATGGGAAATTTACCAGCGTCGCGTCTTATCCCAGGTATGCCATTTAAGAGCGTTGGTGTCGATTATGCGGGCCCTCTGACTTCTGCCAGTCGTCAGGGTCGTGGATGTAGACTTGTGAAGGTGTATTTAGCCATTTTCGTGTGTTTCACCACAAAAGCGGTGCATCTGGAGTTAGTTGGTGACTTAACCAGTAACAGTTACTTATCAGCGTTGCGTCGTTTTGTGTCTCGTCGGGGTCTGCCAACCGACATTTATTCTGATAACGGCACATCATTCGTGGGTGCATACAATGAGCTGTCAAAATTCTTAAAGAGCAATTGTGATTCGCTGGCTGAGGCCGCAGCTCATGAAAAAATTAACTTCCATTTCATTCCGGCATATTCTCCACATTCAGGAGGGCTTTGGGAAGCTGGGGTGAAATCGACCAAGTTTCATTTAAAAAGAGTGCTGGGAGATTGTAACTTAACGTACGAGCTACTTAACACTGTGCTGGTCCAGATTGAAGCGATCTTGAACTCTCGGCCACTTACTCCCATGTCGTCGGACCCGCAAGACCTGCTGCCACTCACTCCGGGACATTTTCTTATCGGGCGTCCTATGACCTCATTGCCAGTCAAGGACATTAGAGAGCACAAAGTAACTTACCTTAACCGTTATCAACGCGTTGAGCAATTGCGGCAGCATTTCTGGAGCAGATGGAGCAAAGAATACATCTCGGAGCTCCAGGTCAGGACAAAATGGCGCACTAACAATGAGGTGCTACGATTGGGCACCTTGGTGCTCATTAAAGAGGACAACTTGCCGCCCTTGAAGTGGAAATTAGGCCGCGTCGTCGCTGTTTACCCTGGACGCGACGGAATCACCAGAGTGGCGGATATAAGGACTGCGGGAGGACTAGTTCGCAGGTCCTTCAGTAAGATTTGCCCGCTCCCGGTGACAACAAACGAGTCTGGTTGA